The Haemorhous mexicanus isolate bHaeMex1 chromosome 5, bHaeMex1.pri, whole genome shotgun sequence genome contains a region encoding:
- the HSPA14 gene encoding heat shock 70 kDa protein 14 encodes MAAIGVHLGATCACAAVYKDGRADVVANDAGDRVTPAVVAFSESEEVVGLAAKQSRIRNISNTVVKVKQILGRSSGDPQAKKYIAESKCSIIEKNGKLQYEIDNKLINPEDVAKLIFSKMKETAQSALGSDVNDVVVTVPFDFGENQKNALGEAAAAAGFNVMRLIHEPSAALLAYGIGQDSPTGKSNVLVYKLGGTSLSITVIEVNSGIYRVLATNTDDSIGGVCFTEALAQHLASEFQRSCKHDIRGNPRAMMKLMNSADIAKHSLSTLGSANCFVDSLYDGLDFDCNVSRARFELICSSLFSKCVEAIKKLLQQVGFTADDINKVVLCGGSARIPKLQQLIKDIFPTVELLNSIPPDEVIPIGAAIEAGILLGKENTLLEEDALIECSAKDILLKGVDESGADKFTVLFPSGTPLPARRQHTLHAPGNISSVCLELYESLGKSPMNEEEKFAQIVLQDLDKKEDGLHDILTVLTMKRDGSLHVTCTDQDTGKCEIITVEVAS; translated from the exons ATGGCGGCCATCGGGGTGCACCTGGGCGCCACCTGTGCGTGTGCCGCCGTGTACAAG GATGGCCGCGCCGACGTGGTCGCCAACGACGCCGGGGACAGGGTCACTCCCGCCGTCGTGGCGTTCTCGGAGAGCgaggag gTTGTTGGCTTAGCTGCGAAGCAAAGTCGgataagaaatatttcaaacacTGTCGTGAAAGTAAAGCAGATCCTTGGGCGAAG CTCTGGTGACCCTCAGGCAAAGAAATATATTGCAGAAAGCAAATGCTCC ATAATTGAGAAGAATGGGAAACTTCAGTACGAAATAGATAACAAACTTATTAACCCAGAAGATGTGGCAAAACtaattttcagtaaaatgaAAG AGACTGCCCAGTCTGCATTGGGTTCAGATGTGAATGATGTTGTTGTCACTGTACCATTTGATTTTggagagaatcagaaaaatGCCCTTGG ggaagcagctgcagctgctgggttCAATGTTATGAGATTAATTCATGAACCATCTGCAGCTCTCCTTGCTTATGGAATTGGCCAAGATTCACCCACTGGGAAAAG CAACGTGCTGGTGTATAAACTGGGTGGAACATCACTTTCTATCACAGTCATAGAAGTAAACAGTGGAATATATCGTGTACTTGCTACAAACACAGATGACAGCATTGGTGGAGTTTGCTTCACAGAAGCTCTAGCACAACACTTAGCTTCTGAATTTCAGAG gtCTTGTAAACATGATATTAGAGGAAATCCCAGAGCCATGATGAAGTTAATGAACAGTGCTGATATTGCAAAACACTCATTATCAACCCTGGGAAGTGCAAACTGTTTTGTAGATTCATTGTATGATGGATTGGATTTTGATTGTAATGTGTCCAG ggCCAGATTTGAACTTATCTGTTCTTCACTTTTTAGTAAATGTGTAGAAGCAATTAAAAAGCTCTTGCAGCAAGTTGGTTTTACAGCAGATGACATTAATAAG GTAGTTCTTTGTGGTGGGTCTGCTCGAATCCCAAAGCTACAGCAGCTGATCAAAGATATTTTCCCAACTGTGGAATTACTGAATTCAATTCCTCCAGATGAAGTTATTCCCATTGGTGCAGCCATAGAGGCAGGAATTCTGCTAGGGAAAGAGAATACCTTGTTAGAAGAGGATGCACTCATTGAGTGTTCTGCCAAAGATATTCTTCTTAAG ggaGTAGACGAGTCAGGGGCTGACAAATTCACAGTGCTGTTTCCATCAGGGACACCACTGCCAGCTCGAAGGCAGCACACCCTGCATGCTCCTGGAAACATTTCCTCTGTGTGCCTTGAGCTATATGAGTCATTGGGGAAGAGTCCCATGaatgaagaagagaaatttgcaCAG attgtACTCCAGGATTTAGATAAAAAGGAGGATGGCCTACATGATATACTAACTGTTCTCACAATGAAAAG GGATGGGTCCTTGCACGTCACCTGCACAGATCAAGATACTGGAAAGTGTGAAATCATCACTGTTGAAGTGGCATCATAG